The Rhopalosiphum maidis isolate BTI-1 chromosome 1, ASM367621v3, whole genome shotgun sequence genome has a segment encoding these proteins:
- the LOC113558633 gene encoding methyltransferase-like protein 4: MSVLYSDDDGFFISHQMFISKLYNTILSKTENTVNLYEHFFHINNPFVRDKQQVETNAENNVKRKRKRPKYEEDEISKRIKIFISNLKNQPDIFSTSLNILDNNSCARHASIKFYESTSELKTFYGQNPNSNLHTTNGYVFPPKCQFYCDNVFNMKNLGDEKYDMILLDPPWTNKYIKRKKRIKRDEGYTMMLDQDLAQLPISEFLTSNGLVCVWCTNSQNHIDSLKSILFPKWNIKYVACWYWIKVTKCGEFICNFAPQTGKQPYERIIFGRKIDSNNKIKNPEENKLIASVPSSVHSHKPPLSEILIPYLPPRPKCLELFARYLLPNWTSYGLEALKFQHQFLYENSDMEYCNHKSNIKSNETV, from the exons ATGAGCGTTTTGTACAGCGATGATGATGGTTTCTTCATATCGcatcaaatgtttatttctaAGTTGTACAATACGATTTTGAGTAAGACCGAAAACACTGTAAATTTATACGAACATTTCTTTCACATAAACAATCCATTCGTCAGAGATAAACAGCAAGTTGAAACTAATGcggaaaataatgtaaaacgtAAGAGAAAGCGGCCAAAATATGAG gaagaTGAAATAAGTAAAaggattaaaatttttatatcaaatttaaaaaatcaaccaGATATTTTTTCCACAtcactaaatattttggatAATAATAGTTGTGCTAGACATGCATCtatcaaattttatgaaaGTACTAGTGagctaaaaacattttacggGCAAAATCCAAATTCAAACTTACATACAACTAATGGCTATGTATTTCCTCCAAAATGTCAGTTTTATTGTGACAATGTTTTCAACATGAAAAACCTCGGAGATGAAAAATATGACATGATTTTGTTAGACCCACCAtggacaaataaatatattaaaagaaaaaagagaATTAAACGAGATGAAGG tTATACAATGATGCTTGATCAGGATTTGGCACAATTACCTATAAGCGAGTTTCTAACTTCAAATGGTTTGGTTTGCGTTTGGTGCACAAATTCTCAAAATCATATAGACTCATTAAAGTCtatattatttccaaaatggaacataaaatatgtggcCTGTTGGTACTGGATAAAG GTAACAAAATGTGgagaatttatttgtaattttgctCCACAAACAGGAAAACAACCTTACGAACGCATTATATTTGGAAGAAAAATagacagtaataataaaataaaaaatccagaagaaaataagttaattgCAAGTGTTCCAAGTTCAGTGCATTCACATAAACCTCCTCTATCTG aaatattaattccTTATTTGCCTCCAAGACCAAAATGTTTAGAACTATTTGCAAGGTATCTTTTACCCAATTGGACTAGTTATGGACTTGAAGCTTTAAAATTTCAACACCaatttttgtatgaaaattCAGACATGGAATACTGCAaccataaatccaatattaaatctaatgaaactgtataa
- the LOC113558635 gene encoding uncharacterized protein LOC113558635, producing the protein MSVVLDDKTEFMTNPFYDQHEPSNYQSFYVTLGVCTVFGFALLIFNLFLCCFSKHRHYWRNSETGNRYILPIWIKTPAKQAPLDLRELETNFSKPKPVYDSGVPQEFVELHKKESDI; encoded by the exons ATGTCAGTGGTTCTAGATGACAAGACAGAGTTTATGACCAACCCTTTTTATGATCAACACGAGCCGAGTAACTATCAAAGTTTCTACGTAACTCTTGGTGTGTGCACAGTGTTTGGCTTTGCACTGCTCATTTTCAACTTGTTTCTGTGTTGTTTTTCTAAGCACAGACATTACTGGAGAAACAGTGAGACAG GTAATCGTTATATACTACCAATTTGGATCAAGACACCTGCAAAACAAGCTCCACTCGATTTGAGAGAGTTGGAAACAAACTTTTCAAAACCGAAACCCGTTTATGACTCAGGGGTACCCCAAGAATTTGTCGAGCTTCACAAGAAAGAGAGTGATATTTGA
- the LOC113556267 gene encoding lysophospholipid acyltransferase 1-like: protein MKPLNYHGSEIFLPLSETIGLSVDLVNFVICQLIALCIAPLMYTFLPPKNQQYVFFREIFGLIIGLTMAYVCFGYQMLHLIVLPTICYITLRSLSPNTIHKAVLLICCLYLSLLHIYRQVYEYGSYTLDITGPVMVMVQKLSALACGLHDGLMADKKQLTDIQKRYKIRKAPTLIQYISYLLTFQTILAGPNAFFEDYIAYLDGTNFPKKLPKEAKSPPSPLKPVLKKVLITFICAFVIYFIVPMYPSSTLLDEKFLYESPIYSKIWFIIVITSLTRFKYYFAWTLADAVCNASGFGFSGYNEKGDQEWNLLDNIDILRVEFGVNFRATIDAWNKGTNLWLRYVMYERASPKYNTVMTYTLSAFWHGFYPGYYVTFLTGSLFTNSARMVRRCLWHRFQEPKPVKLAYDFVTCFLTRLCLSYMTFSFIILELMPALRVFWHLMFYLHILAVLGMYVLPLIVSPLKTVKKKSQ from the exons atgaaacCACTAAATTACCACGGAAGTGAAATTTTCTTACCACTTTCCGAAACTATTGGGTTATCTGTAGatttg gtgaattttgtaatttgtcaACTTATAGCATTATGTATAGCGccattaatgtatacatttttgccaccaaaaaatcaacaatatgtattttttcgaGAGATATTTGGACTTATAATTGGATTGACCATGGCTTACGTCTGTTTTGGAta CCAAATGTTACATCTTATTGTTCTTCCaacaatttgttatattacttTACGTTCATTAAGTCCAAATACGAtacataa agctGTTTTACTTATATGTTGTTTGTACTTATCACTACTGCATATTTATCGTCAAGTTTACGAGTACGGATCTTATACCTTGGATATAActg gtccAGTAATGGTAATGGTACAAAAGTTGTCAGCATTAGCATGTGGTTTACATGATGGCCTTATGGCTGATAAGAAACAGTTAACAGATATTCAAAAACGTTATAAgattag aaaggCACCAACACTCATTCAATATATAAGCTACTTATTAacatttcaaacaattttagcTGGACCCAATGCTTTTTTTGAAGATTATATAGCCTATTTAGATGGTAccaattttccaaaaaaattaccaaaagag gcTAAATCACCTCCGTCTCCTTTAAAGCcagttttgaaaaaagtattaattacattcatatgtGCTTTTGTAATTTACTTCATTGTACCAATGTACCCATCTTCTACGTTGCTAG ATGAAAAATTTTTGTATGAATCTCcgatatattcaaaaatttggTTCATTATAGTCATAACATCTTTAactcgttttaaatattattttgcttgGACCTTAGCTGATGCAGTTTGCAATGCATCTGGTTTTGGATTTTCTGGTTATAACGAGAAAGGCGATCAAGAATGGAATTTACTTGATAATATCGATATTTTGAGAGTTGAA TTTGGGGTCAACTTCAGAGCTACTATTGACGCATGGAACAAAGGCACAAATCTGTGGCTTCGttatgttatgtatgaaaGAGCATCTCCTAAATATAACACAGTTATGACATACACTCTATCTGCATTTTGGCATGGTTTTTACCCTGGTTATTATGTGACCTTCCTTACTGGATCATTGTTTACGAACAGTGCAAGAatg GTTCGACGATGTTTATGGCACAGATTCCAGGAACCCAAACCTGTAAAACTAGCTTACGATTTTGTAACTTGTTTCTTGACAAGACTTTGTTTGTCCTACATGACATTTTCTTTCATAATCTTAGAGCTTATGCCAGCATTGCGTGTTTTTTg GCATCTCATGTTTTATCTACATATATTAGCTGTGTTGGGCATGTATGTACTACCATTAATTGTCTCACCGCTCAAAACAGTCAAgaaaaaatcacaataa